A region from the Candidatus Paceibacterota bacterium genome encodes:
- the secF gene encoding protein translocase subunit SecF: MKIVKYRKIFYIISGILVLASIASISIWGLNLGIDFKGGSLLEISYTGTRPEIGVIKDALKNLNLGDFSVRTTRDTGYIVRAREISQPEKVQVLNALAIGGQKITEERFDSIGPVLGKEAASKSVTSIILVMLAIVLFITFAFRKVSEPVSSWKYGLVAVLALVHDVLIPTGVFAILGHFKGVEVDTLFVTAILVVLGFSVHDTIVVFDRVRENLRRLKESNGRKDFETVVGESVSQTFTRSINTSLTTLLALIVLYFVGGEATKLFSLALIIGVVVGTYSSIFIGSPLLVTLERLKNRRK, from the coding sequence ATGAAAATCGTTAAATACAGAAAAATATTCTACATCATCTCCGGCATTCTGGTTTTGGCCTCAATCGCTTCAATTTCAATCTGGGGCCTAAATTTAGGAATCGATTTCAAAGGGGGTTCTCTTCTGGAGATTTCTTATACCGGCACTCGACCAGAGATCGGCGTTATCAAAGATGCCTTGAAAAATCTGAATCTTGGGGATTTCTCGGTGCGAACTACCAGAGATACCGGCTACATTGTACGAGCTAGGGAGATTTCTCAACCAGAAAAGGTCCAAGTCTTAAACGCGCTCGCTATTGGTGGTCAGAAGATTACCGAGGAGCGTTTCGACTCGATTGGTCCGGTTTTGGGTAAAGAGGCGGCCAGCAAATCTGTCACCTCAATTATTTTGGTGATGTTGGCTATTGTCTTGTTCATCACCTTCGCTTTTCGAAAAGTTTCCGAGCCGGTTTCATCTTGGAAGTATGGCTTGGTGGCGGTCTTGGCCTTGGTCCACGATGTTTTAATCCCGACCGGAGTTTTCGCCATCCTTGGACATTTCAAGGGAGTAGAAGTTGACACTCTGTTCGTGACAGCAATCTTGGTGGTCTTAGGCTTTTCGGTTCACGACACGATTGTCGTGTTTGATCGAGTTAGAGAAAATTTGCGTCGACTGAAAGAATCAAATGGCCGAAAAGATTTTGAAACTGTAGTGGGGGAGAGTGTCAGTCAAACTTTTACCCGCTCAATCAATACCTCGCTTACTACTCTTTTGGCTCTAATTGTCCTTTATTTTGTCGGTGGGGAAGCCACCAAGCTGTTCTCTTTGGCCCTAATTATCGGCGTTGTGGTTGGTACCTATTCTTCAATTTTCATCGGTTCGCCTCTCTTGGTTACCTTGGAAAGGTTGAAAAACCGCAGAAAATAG